TGTATTGCTCACTGATAACTGCTCACTATTAACTGCCAACTGTCTTCACGTATCTTTGCCCCGCCAAGGTGCCAACCCCCAATCGCGGGGCGCGGCTGAAAAGGGAATCCGGTTCAAGGCCGGAGCTGTCCCCGCAACTGTACGCTTCACATCGGGGTGGGCCCCGCACGCCACTGTTCACGGTTGGTTTTCGCTTTGAAAACCAACTCAATTGGATGGGAAGGCGGCCCACTCGGCGAAGCAAGCCAGGAGACCTGCCCGGGCATTCACAGGTTCAGCATTCGCGGAGGACGAATGGAGAAAGAGAACAGCAGCGGCTCCCGGGCCGCTGGTTTATCAACTGTTTTTCGGCCTCGGCCCGGCCGCCATTTTCTTCAAATTGAAGCAAGCGGCGACGGGTTTTGAATCGAATTTTCTTCATCGAAAATTTGATTCGGATGCGTTGTTTTTTATTTGGTTGGGCTAGCCTCCGCAGCGGCCTGCTGGTCTTACTGGGGCTGGGAGCCGCCCGTGCCCAGCAGCTGCCCGCTGGCGCCGCTGCTCCCCTCGATTCAGCCCAACTCAGCCGCCGACAGCACCGACTCGGCGAAGTGCGGGTGCGGGCCGTGGGCCCTGAGCGGTTTGCCGTCGGCAGCCAAAAAATTGAGCTGGATTCGGCGGTGCTGGCCCAGTACCGCGGTGCCACCCTGGCCGACGTGCTGCAGGCTCGCACCCCACTGGCCATGAAGAGCTACGGCCCCGGCCAGCTGGCCACTATTGCCCTGCGTGGCACCTCAGCCCAGCACACCGCCGTGCTCTGGAACGGGCTCAACATCATGCTGCCCACCCTGGGCCAAAACGACTTCTCTTTGCTGCCGGTGGGTGCCACCACGCGGGTGGCGGTGCAGCCCGGCCCGGCCGCGGCGCTCTACGGCAGTGGGGCCGTGGGCGGCGCCGTCCTCCTCAATACCGACCCCGATTGGCGCCCGGGCTTCCGGGGCAGCGCGCAGGCCGATGCCGGCAGTTTTGGGCTGGCCGGCGGCAGCCTCGAAGCCCACACTGCCACCGCGGCCGTGGCCGTGCGCGTGGCCGCCAGCTACCGCCAGGCCCAGAACAACTACTCCTACGTGCTGCGCGAAGCCCGCGGCCCCGTGCGCTATACCCTGCAAAACGCCGCCCTGCGCCACCAGTGGAGTTTCAGCCCCAACGTGGCCTGGCGCGTGGGCTTGGCGGGGGAGCTCACCGCCGCCGCCTGGCTCACCGATGCCGACCGCGAAATCCAGTCGGGCGTGAACGTGGCGGGCAGCCAGGCCCGCGAGCGCGACCAAAGCCGCCGCCTGGTGCTCGGCTACCGGCACGTGGCCGCGCGGCAGCAGTGGGCCGTGCGCGGCGCCTGGTTTGAAGACGTGCTCAACTACCGCGACGGCGGCGCCCCGAGCAACTCCCGCGTGCGCACCACCCAGGTCCAGGCCGAGCACACCGCCGCCCTGGGCGCCCGCGGCAGCCTGCGGCTGGGCGCCGAAGCCCAGCACTTCGCCGCGCTGGTGGGCGGCTACGGCACCGAGCCAGTGGCCGAAAACCGCGCGGCCGCCTTCGCCTTGCTGCGCTACGACCCCCGCCCAGCGCTGCGCCTTTCGGCCAACCTGCGCCAGGCAGCGCTGCCCGCTGGCCTGGCCCCGCTCACCCCCACCGTGGGCGTGGAGTGGGACCTGCTAATGGCTCCCATAGATACCCTCACTCAGTCGCTCAGCCACTCAGTCACTCTTAAGGCCAGCGCGGCCCGCAGCTACCGTGCGCCCACCCTCAATGAGCGGTACTGGCTGCCCGGCGGCAACCCCTTGCTGCGCCCCGAATCGGGCTTGGGCTACGAGGCCGGACTGCGCCACCGCGTGGCGCTGCACCCCGGCGCCGCGCTGGAAACGGAGTTGACCGCCTTCCGGCAAGACGTGGACGACTGGGTGCAGTGGCTGCCCTGCGCCAACACCGGCATCTGGAGCCCGCGCAACCTGCGCCAAGTGCGCAGCCAGGGCCTGGAAGCCAGCACCGCGCTGCACCTGCGCCGACGTCGCTACGCGGGCGGCGTGCAGCTGGCCTATCATTTCACCGATACCCGCAAAATCCAGGGCTCGGCCGCCGATTCCGACCCGGTGGGCGTCCAGCTGGCGTTTGTGCCGCGGCATCAGGCCAGCGTCAGTACCGACCACCGCTGGCGGGGCTGGCTGCTGAGCGGCACCTTGGTCTTCACCAGCTTCCGCTACATCAACGCCTCGGGCACCGATTATTTGCCGGCTACGGGCCTGCTGGGCGCCACGCTGGGGCGCACATTGCGTGGGCCGGCCGGCACCAGCCTACTCGTGCTGCTGCATGGCACCAACCTGCTCAACCTTGCCTACGACAGCTACCCGGGCCGGCCGGCCCCGCCCCGCGCCCTGAGCGCCAGCCTGCGGTTGGGCTGGCGTTGATGCGCTCGAAAAGTCTCCTACTTACTTCCTCTACCTAATTTTTTTACCCCATCTGCCGGCCGGGCCGGCAACGTCATTTTATGAAAAAACAGTTTGTCCCCTTCCTTGCGGCGCTGGCCGTGCTGGCCGCTTGCGACCCCCAGCGTGCCACTGATACACCCGCCCCGGCCGCCACTACCGGCGTGTTCATCCTCAGCGAAGGCCAGTTTGGGGCCGGCGATGGGGCCGTTAGCGTATTCGATAAAGCTACCAAAGCCGTCACCCTCGATGCTTTTGGCAGTGCCAACAACGGCGCCAAGCTGGGCGACGTGGTGCAGAACATGGGCGTGCAGGGCAGCCGCGGCTACATCGTAGTCAATGCCTCCAAGAAAATTGAAGTGGTAAACCTGCCCGATTTCAAAACTGCCGGCACCATTGCCGGGCTCGACCAGCCGCGCTACTTCACTTCCACCTCCGCCACCCGCGGCTATGTCACGGAGTGGCGCGGGCCCTACACCGGCTATCTGCCCGGCGTGCTCAGCATTCTCGACCTGGGCACCAACACCGTGGCCAGCCGCGTGACGGTGGGCCGCAACCCCGAGCAGCCACTGGCGCTGGGAGGCCGTATTTACGTGCCCAACAGCCTGGACAACACCATTTCGGTAATAGACGAGGCCAGCGGCACCCTTTCCTCCACCATCACCGTGGCCGATGGGCCCTCGAACATGGTGGCCGATAAGGACGGCAACATCTGGGTGCTCTGCTCGGGCTTCGTAACGTACCTGAGTGCGCCACCCTACACGGCCCGCGTTTCCAA
This region of Hymenobacter sedentarius genomic DNA includes:
- a CDS encoding DUF5074 domain-containing protein; the encoded protein is MKKQFVPFLAALAVLAACDPQRATDTPAPAATTGVFILSEGQFGAGDGAVSVFDKATKAVTLDAFGSANNGAKLGDVVQNMGVQGSRGYIVVNASKKIEVVNLPDFKTAGTIAGLDQPRYFTSTSATRGYVTEWRGPYTGYLPGVLSILDLGTNTVASRVTVGRNPEQPLALGGRIYVPNSLDNTISVIDEASGTLSSTITVADGPSNMVADKDGNIWVLCSGFVTYLSAPPYTARVSNGALVRFSPGSPATQFKLTFPATSGPSKLRINLAKDQLYYSFGGAEYQMSTAATALPTAPFIRRSFSGFAIDPRDNTVFGGISPSYNSNGRFIRYQASGAAIDSFDVKVGPNGFLFY
- a CDS encoding TonB-dependent receptor, with protein sequence MRCFLFGWASLRSGLLVLLGLGAARAQQLPAGAAAPLDSAQLSRRQHRLGEVRVRAVGPERFAVGSQKIELDSAVLAQYRGATLADVLQARTPLAMKSYGPGQLATIALRGTSAQHTAVLWNGLNIMLPTLGQNDFSLLPVGATTRVAVQPGPAAALYGSGAVGGAVLLNTDPDWRPGFRGSAQADAGSFGLAGGSLEAHTATAAVAVRVAASYRQAQNNYSYVLREARGPVRYTLQNAALRHQWSFSPNVAWRVGLAGELTAAAWLTDADREIQSGVNVAGSQARERDQSRRLVLGYRHVAARQQWAVRGAWFEDVLNYRDGGAPSNSRVRTTQVQAEHTAALGARGSLRLGAEAQHFAALVGGYGTEPVAENRAAAFALLRYDPRPALRLSANLRQAALPAGLAPLTPTVGVEWDLLMAPIDTLTQSLSHSVTLKASAARSYRAPTLNERYWLPGGNPLLRPESGLGYEAGLRHRVALHPGAALETELTAFRQDVDDWVQWLPCANTGIWSPRNLRQVRSQGLEASTALHLRRRRYAGGVQLAYHFTDTRKIQGSAADSDPVGVQLAFVPRHQASVSTDHRWRGWLLSGTLVFTSFRYINASGTDYLPATGLLGATLGRTLRGPAGTSLLVLLHGTNLLNLAYDSYPGRPAPPRALSASLRLGWR